The following proteins are co-located in the Onychomys torridus chromosome 6, mOncTor1.1, whole genome shotgun sequence genome:
- the Neurog2 gene encoding neurogenin-2, translating to MFVKSETLELKEEEEVLMLLGSASPASATLTPMSSSADEEEDEELRRPGAALGQRGAEAGQGVQGSSAPGAGGCRPARLLGLVHECKRRPSRARAVSRGAKTAETVQRIKKTRRLKANNRERNRMHNLNAALDALREVLPTFPEDAKLTKIETLRFAHNYIWALTETLRLADHCAGGGGLQGALFSEAVLLSPGAALSAPGDSPSPSSSSWSCTNSPASSSASSNSTSPYSCTLSPASPGSDVDYWQPPPPDKHRYAPHLPVARDCL from the coding sequence ATGTTCGTCAAATCCGAGACTCTGGagttgaaggaggaagaggaggtgctGATGCTGCTGGGCTCGGCTTCCCCGGCCTCGGCGACCCTGACTCCAATGTCCTCCAGCGCggacgaggaggaggacgaggagctGCGCCGGCCTGGCGCGGCGCTTGGGCAGCGTGGGGCGGAAGCCGGGCAGGGGGTGCAGGGCAGTTCGGCGCCGGGCGCTGGGGGTTGCCGGCCAGCGCGGCTGCTGGGCCTGGTGCACGAGTGCAAGCGGCGCCCCTCGCGCGCACGGGCGGTCTCCCGAGGAGCCAAGACGGCGGAGACAGTGCAGCGCATCAAGAAGACCCGCAGGCTGAAGGCCAACAACCGCGAGCGCAACCGCATGCACAACCTGAACGCGGCGCTGGACGCGCTGCGAGAGGTGCTGCCCACTTTTCCCGAGGACGCCAAGCTCACGAAGATCGAGACGCTCCGCTTCGCCCACAATTACATCTGGGCGCTCACCGAGACCCTGCGCCTGGCGGACCACTGCGCGGGCGGCGGCGGCCTCCAGGGGGCGCTCTTCTCCGAGGCCGTGCTGTTGAGCCCCGGAGCCGCGCTCAGCGCCCCGGGAGACAGCCCTtcgccctcctcttcctcctggagcTGCACCAACAGCCCTGCGTCTTCCTCCGCGTCCTCCAACTCCACGTCCCCATACAGCTGCACTTTATCGCCCGCTAGCCCCGGGTCAGATGTGGACTATTGGCAGCCCCCACCTCCGGATAAGCACCGTTATGCACCTCACCTGCCCGTCGCCAGGGACTGTCTCTAG